A region of the Deinococcus psychrotolerans genome:
AGGCGTGACGTACACCATCAACTGGGGTGAAGGAGCGCCCGAAACCTGGGTGGGCTTCGGCGGTGAGCCGACCCATACCCTCCCCCACACCTACAACACAGCGGGCGTCTACACGATCAGTACTGTGGCCAGCAACGCGGGTTACACCGCCCCGGAACGCACATCGACCGTGACAGTCTTGACTCCCACCTTGACGCTGCTGACGACGTATCAGGTGGAGCCACGAGACAACATGGCCATCTTGTACAAGGATCTGCTTCCTGGAAGTAGCCACACTGTGGACTGGGGCGACGGTACGACGAGTGACTTTGTTATGCCCGCAGGCCCGCCTCAGCCGTTGAGACTGCTACATGCCTATGCGAAGGAAGGGACCTACACCATTCGCACCCCAACCCAGCCCAGCCTCGCCCCCCTTCAAATCACCATCAAGGCTTCTCCACCCAACCTGACGGTGTCAGGCACAGGATTGGCCGCGACGCTCAATATCAGCTATACCCAACCTGGCACGAACTACACGGTCGACTGGGGCGACAACCAGACCTCGCCGCTGGCGGGGAACCTTTCGGCGCAGCAGCTGAATCACACTTACTCGTCACCCAGCACCTACACGGTCAACGTGTATGGCCCGACCTCGGCCACGACCACGGGCGTGCTGGGAACCGCAACCTTCACAGCCACCCTGGGCAACGTGACCCTCAGCGCCGCCCCTCAGCGGCCCGTGGTGAGGGAACAGGTGGTGGTCACGCTGACTGGACTGGCTGATTCGGCCACGTACGATCTGAACTGGGGAGACGGCACCACCGAGCCGGTGAACGGCCAGACGACCGCGTCGCGCTCGCACGCCTACGCGGCGGCCCAGGATTACACCATCACCGTGACCAACGGCGGGCGGACGCTGGGTACCACCGCCGTGGCCGTGCAGGTTCCCACACCGGTGCTCTCCCATACCGCTCAGAATCTGACCGTGACCCTCCAGGTACAAAACCTCGTGGCGGGCGCGGCCTACACGGTGAACTGGGGTGAGGGAGCGCCCGAGCCACTCAATGCCACTGGCCCGGTTGCGACCCTCACGCACGCCTACCCCAGACCCGGCACGTACACGGTGAGCGTCACACCCGCACGCGGCGCACCCGCCACCGAATCCGTGTCCGTGGTCGCCTCGCAGCCGAAGCTGGCCATCATCCCGCCGGTCGTAGACACCGATCAGACGGTCACGGCAACCCTGTCCGACCTGACCAAAACGCTGAGCTACACCCTCGACTGGAAAGACGGCCCGCCGATCACCTTCACGGCGGCCGACGTGATCAACACCCTGACCCACAGCTACGCCGTGCCCGGCACGTACCAGGCGGAACTGACTTCCTCCAGCACCAATCCGGTCTCCGCACCTGTCACGGTGCGGCCCGCCGCGCCCACCCTGCAATTGGTGGCCAATGAACTGAGCGTCACGCTCACCGCCGCCAAGCTCTACGCCGGCGTGACCTATACCGTCAACTGGGGCGCAGGTGTAACCGAAACCTTCCAGGCCACCGGACCGATCATGACCCTCACGCATCTCTACGCCGCGCCGGGCATGCAGACGGTCACGCTCACCCCTAACGGCGGCACGCCGGCCACGGCCACGGTGACGCTCACGGTCCCCGCGCCCACCCTGAGCGTGGCACCAGCGCAGGGATCGACCGACACCACCTTCACTGCCGCGCTGGGCCAGCTGGTTCCATCACTCACCTACACCCTGAACTGGGGCGACGGTAGCAGTGAACCCGTGACCGGTGCTGCGACCTTCACCCGCACCCACCAGTACACCAGGCCCGGCACCTTCAGCGTCTCGGTCAAATACGCCGATGCCCCGCCCGTTCAGCAGAGCGTGACCGTGAACGTGCCGACCCCGATTCTGAGCGCCACCAACCTCAACCTGAACGCGACCCTGCGACTGAGCAGACTCGTTCAGGCGGCGACCTACCGCGTGCAGTGGGGTGACGGTCAGGAGCAGCCTCTGACTGCTCAGACGCCGGAAACGACGCTGACGCACACCTACGCGGCACCGGGAACCTACACCCTCACCGTGACCCCCACCCTCGGAGACGCGGGAACCACGACTCTGGATGTCAGGTACGTGAATGTGGACGCGCCCACCCTGACCCTCACTCCCATCACCGCCAGCGTCTACGACGTGATCAAGGCCGACTTCAGCGCTCTGATTCCTGCCCTGAGCTACACCCTGGATTGGGGCGACGGGCAGCGCGAGGTCATCACTGACCTCGCCAGCGGCACCCGCAGCCATGCCTACACCACCGCCGGCACCTACACCGTCAGCTTGAAAGCGCCGGAATCACCGGCGGCCATCAAGACCGTAACCGTTACGCAGCCAGCGGCCACCCTGACCGCGACGAGTAACGCTTTGCAGGGACAGGCCACCATTACCGGGCTGGTCAAGGCTCTGGCCTACCGGCTCGACTGGGGCGACGGCACGCCAGCCGTGGATATCACGGGTGTGGAGACGCAGACCCTGAGCCACAACTACGCCCGTCCAGGCAACTACCGTCTGACCTTGAGTGTGCCCGGGAGTGCTCCGGTGAGCGCCGCGCTCACCGTGAGTGTGCCGGCAGCTACCCTGACTTCAACGACGGACGCGCTGAGCGTGACCGCCGTGGTCAGCGGCTTGCAGGAAAGTCTGACTTACCGGCTCACCTGGGGCGACGGTTCGAATACCGATCTGACTGGCAAAGTCACCGACACCCTGACCCACACGTACGCCAAACCCGGTGTCTACGCTCTCGAACTCAGCACGCCCGGTGCTCCCAGCGTGACCGCTAACGTGACGTTAACCCTCCCTGCGGTCACGCTGAGCGTGACCCCGGCCCAAGGCTCCACCGACACCACCTTCAGCGCCGTGATCGGTCAGCTGGTGCCGACCCTCACCTATACCCTCGACTGGGGCGAAGGGGTCAGCGAACCGGTCACCGGTGTAAGAACCTTTACCCGCACCCATCAGTACGCCAAACCCGGCACCTTCAGCGTCTCGGTCAAGTACGGAGATTCTGCTCCCGTTCAGCAGACCGTGACCGTGAACGTGCCGACCCCGGTGCTAAGCGCCACCAATCTCAACCTGAACGCAACCCTGCGGCTGAGCCGGCTCAGCCCAGCAGCCACCTACCGTGTGCAGTGGGGCGACGGCCAGGAACAGCCGCTCGTCGCCCAGACCTCCGACGCCGTGTTGCCGCACACCTACAGCGCCCCCGGCACCTACACCATTACCGTGACTCCCACGCTTGGGGATCCGAGCAGCGTCACCCTGAACGTCAAGTACGTCAGCGTGGACGCGCCAGTCCTGACCCTCACTCCCATCACCGCCAGCGTCTACGACGTGATCAAGGCCGACTTCAGCGCTCTGATTCCTGCCCTGAGCTACACCCTGGATTGGGGTGATGGGCAGCGCGAGGTCATCACCGGCCTGACGGTCGGCACCCGCGTTCATACTTACACCGTTGCCGGCACCTACACCGTCAGCTTGAAAGCGCCGGAGTCGCCGGCTGCCATCAAGACCGTAACCGTCACGCAGCCGCTGGCCACCCTGACCGCGACGAGTAACGCTTTGCAGGGACAGGCCACCCTCACCGGGCTGGTCAAGGCCCTGGCCTACCGGCTCGACTGGGGCGACGGGACACCGGCCATCGACATCAAGGATGTGGAGACGCAGACCCTGAGTCACAATTACGCCCGTCCCGGCACCTACCGTCTGGTTCTGAGTGTGCCCGGGAGTGCTCCGGTGAGCGCCGCGCTCACCGTGAGTGTGCCGGCAGCTACCCTGACTTCAACGACGGACGCGCTGAGCGTGACCGCCGTGGTCAGCGGCTTGCAGGAAAGTCTGACTTACCGGCTCACCTGGGGCGACGGTTCGAATACCGATCTGACTGGCAAAGTCACCGACACCCTGACCCACACGTACGCCAAACCCGGTGTCTACGCTCTCGAACTCAGCACGCCCGGTGCTCCCAGCGTGACCGCTAACGTGACGTTAACCCTCCCTGCGGTCACGCTGAGCGTGACCCCGGCCCAAGGCTCCACCGACACCACCTTCAGCGCCGTGATCGGTCAGCTGGTGCCGACCCTCACCTATACCCTCGACTGGGGCGAAGGGGTCAGCGAACCGGTCACCGGTGTAAGAACCTTTACCCGCACCCATCAGTACGCCAAACCCGGCACCTTCAGTATCTCGGTCAAGTACGCCGACGCCCCCCCCGTTCAGCAGAATGTGACCGTGAACGTGCCGACCCCGGTGCTAAGCGCCACCAATCTCAACCTGAACGCAACCCTGCGGCTGAGCCGGCTCAGCCCAGCGGCCACCTACCGCGTGCAGTGGGGCGACGGCCAGGAACAGCCGCTCGTCGCCCAGACCTCCGACGCCGTGTTGCCGCACACTTACAGCGCCCCCGGCACCTACACCATTACCGTGACTCCCACGCTTGGGGATCCGAGCAGCGTCACCCTGAACGTCAAGTACGTCAGCGTGGACGCGCCAGTCCTGACCCTCACTCCCATCACCGCCAGCGTCTACGACGTGATCAAGGCCGACTTCAGCGCTCTGATTCCTGCTCTGAGCTACACCCTGGACTGGGGCGATGGACAGCGCGAGGTCATCACTGGAGTGATGACCGGCACCCGCAGCCATGCCTACATCACCGCTGGCAACTACACCGTCAGCTTGAAAGCGCCGGAATCACCGGCGGCCATCAAGACCGTAACCGTCACGCAGCCGCTGGCTACCCTGACCGCGACGAGTAACGCTTTGCAGGGACAGGCCACCATTACCGGGCTGGTCAAGGCCCTGACGTACCGGCTCGATTGGGGCGACGGCACGCCAGCCGTGGATATCACGGGTGTGGAGACGCAGACCCTGAGCCACAACTACGCCCGTCCCGGCACCTACCGTCTGACCTTGAGTGTGCCCGGGAGTGCTCCGGTGAGCGCCGCGCTCACCGTGAGTGTGCCGGCGGCCACCCTGACTGCTACGACGGACGCGCTGAGCGTGACCGCCGTGGTCAGCGGCTTGCAGGAGAGCCTAACCTACCGGCTCACCTGGGGCGACGGTTCGAATACCGATCTCACTGGCAAAGTCACCGACACCCTGACCCACACGTACGCCAAACCCGGTGTCTACGCCCTCGAACTCAGCACGCCCGGTGCCCCCAGCGTCACCGCTACCGTGAATGTTCAAGTCCGGCCTCTGGTGCTGGCAGTGGTTGCCCCCGAATTGCGGGCCACGGCCTCGCTCAGTGGCATGGTCAGCGCCCTGACTTACACCGTGAACTGGGGCGACGGACAGCAGGACACGGTCACGGGCCAGACCGCCACGACCTTGGTTCATACATACTTGAAACCCGGGCAGTACACGGTCACCGTCACTGCTCCCAGCCTGGAACCCGTCACGACTACCTTCACTGCGGGTCTTCCGCCGCAGGAAGTTCTCACCGCCACACCAGGTAGTTCACCGGACGTACTGGACATCCGCATTACTGGACTTCTGGAGGGCGCGACCTACTTGCTCGATTACGGTGACGGCCAGGTGGAACAACTGACCTTTATCGGCCAGTCAGGCCGCTGGACGCACCGGTACGCCCGCACGGGCGTGTACACCCTGACGCTGAATCTGCGCACGCCGGACGGTGTGAGCAGCGTCCGCGCGGTCACGACCGTGCAGGCACAGTTGCAGCTGTCCCTGAGGGCGGCCACGGTAGCGTTCGCGAGCGATTCTACGAACTCAAACATTACCCTGAATTCTCTTGATCCTGTCGCCGTCCGCCTGACCATCGACTACACCGGGAGCGGCAGCCTGACGGGCAACTGGCTTCTGGACGGTCAGGCTGGTCCTCCCGTCACCGTGAATCTGCCGGATGGAGGCACCACAGCGACCGCAACTTACACGGTCTCGCCGCCCAAGCCTGGCAACCATACGGTGTCGTTCCGCATCGCAGATGTCCAGTCGACATGCGCCGCGGCTTGCCCAGCACCCATTCTGCCCGGGGCGAACACGCTCAGGTACACCCTCGACAGCCCGAGTCTCCTCACTTATGGGGGACTGAGCGTCAAGCTGACCAGCATCAAGAACCTGGACCTGAAGAGCTTTGCTGCTGAAGGAACGGTGCGCCTGATCGTGGGTGGCGCAGATCTGGGCGAACAGAATGTCACGATGGCGAACCTTCAGGTGACCCGCTCGGCCACGGGCTACAAGGTCACGGGCGGCGACCCGACCAGAGTGAGCCTGGCCAATCTTCCCCTGCGCCTGCTGAGCCTGGGTGAGGCGAGTGTCCGCCTCACGTCCCTGAACCTCAGCTCTGAAGGCGCAGCACTCAGCGGAACTGTTCAGATGCCCAGCGGCACGGGTACCGGACTGACTTTCACAGACGCCAGCTTGCTGGAAGGCGGCGAGCTCCTGGCCGACCTCAAGGGCAGCGCGAATGCTTTGGGCGACCTGAAGATCGGCACCACTGGAATCAGCGTTTCGGCCACCGGTGGCGTGCTCGATCTGTCGCGCAAGCAGAACGCCGACGGCCTGAGTGCTGCCTACACGGGCGGCACGGCACCCACACCTGACTGGATGGGTGTGGTGTTGCCGGGTGCCAACCTGACCATCGGCAGCCCCATCGTCTCCGGCACCCCGGTGAGCGTGAGTGGCTTGGTGGCCTACACGCTGGGCGGCTACGCCACCGCCTTCGATTTCACGCCCACCGATCTGAGCGTCGGTGGCTGGGCCATCAAGTCCGGGCCGCTGAAAATGTCCATCAGCGGCAGCGCCATAGCCAGCTTGAACGGCCAGGGCAGCCTGACCGTCCCCATGGTGAACGAGCCTCTTGCCCTGACCATCGGCTGGAACCCGCAGCTCGGGAATCCTGGCGCGAAGTGGGAAGTGAAGTCGGACGTCGCCGTGGCGAACCATGACTTCGGGCGCACGGCGCTGGACCTGGGCCGACCCACCTGGGAGTTCGGCGGCGACGGTAAGGCGAAACTGATCTTCTCGAACGCCAAATGGAATCTGGGCAGCGTGAGCGGCAAGGACGTCAAGGTGCCGGTCTATAACATGACCTTCACCCCGGACGGCGGGGTCAGCCTGGGCGGTGAGGCCTGGGCCAGCGCCACAGGCCTGACGAACTTCACGCTGTTT
Encoded here:
- a CDS encoding PKD domain-containing protein — protein: MNQQWRPGEILAHSRMNAVRLVLLALFLTGGWGSAERVYLLTPGEATPGANQFVPRAEAQRVTAFADFSSCAANERVWTVQTKQYTSPPIIHVYTVNNPPGGQTALDLGVIQADGYLELRTYGRCYGATAGQESNYPIPTRLTADASNPAYVLTGQPAQYKFNNSGEGVTYTINWGEGAPETWVGFGGEPTHTLPHTYNTAGVYTISTVASNAGYTAPERTSTVTVLTPTLTLLTTYQVEPRDNMAILYKDLLPGSSHTVDWGDGTTSDFVMPAGPPQPLRLLHAYAKEGTYTIRTPTQPSLAPLQITIKASPPNLTVSGTGLAATLNISYTQPGTNYTVDWGDNQTSPLAGNLSAQQLNHTYSSPSTYTVNVYGPTSATTTGVLGTATFTATLGNVTLSAAPQRPVVREQVVVTLTGLADSATYDLNWGDGTTEPVNGQTTASRSHAYAAAQDYTITVTNGGRTLGTTAVAVQVPTPVLSHTAQNLTVTLQVQNLVAGAAYTVNWGEGAPEPLNATGPVATLTHAYPRPGTYTVSVTPARGAPATESVSVVASQPKLAIIPPVVDTDQTVTATLSDLTKTLSYTLDWKDGPPITFTAADVINTLTHSYAVPGTYQAELTSSSTNPVSAPVTVRPAAPTLQLVANELSVTLTAAKLYAGVTYTVNWGAGVTETFQATGPIMTLTHLYAAPGMQTVTLTPNGGTPATATVTLTVPAPTLSVAPAQGSTDTTFTAALGQLVPSLTYTLNWGDGSSEPVTGAATFTRTHQYTRPGTFSVSVKYADAPPVQQSVTVNVPTPILSATNLNLNATLRLSRLVQAATYRVQWGDGQEQPLTAQTPETTLTHTYAAPGTYTLTVTPTLGDAGTTTLDVRYVNVDAPTLTLTPITASVYDVIKADFSALIPALSYTLDWGDGQREVITDLASGTRSHAYTTAGTYTVSLKAPESPAAIKTVTVTQPAATLTATSNALQGQATITGLVKALAYRLDWGDGTPAVDITGVETQTLSHNYARPGNYRLTLSVPGSAPVSAALTVSVPAATLTSTTDALSVTAVVSGLQESLTYRLTWGDGSNTDLTGKVTDTLTHTYAKPGVYALELSTPGAPSVTANVTLTLPAVTLSVTPAQGSTDTTFSAVIGQLVPTLTYTLDWGEGVSEPVTGVRTFTRTHQYAKPGTFSVSVKYGDSAPVQQTVTVNVPTPVLSATNLNLNATLRLSRLSPAATYRVQWGDGQEQPLVAQTSDAVLPHTYSAPGTYTITVTPTLGDPSSVTLNVKYVSVDAPVLTLTPITASVYDVIKADFSALIPALSYTLDWGDGQREVITGLTVGTRVHTYTVAGTYTVSLKAPESPAAIKTVTVTQPLATLTATSNALQGQATLTGLVKALAYRLDWGDGTPAIDIKDVETQTLSHNYARPGTYRLVLSVPGSAPVSAALTVSVPAATLTSTTDALSVTAVVSGLQESLTYRLTWGDGSNTDLTGKVTDTLTHTYAKPGVYALELSTPGAPSVTANVTLTLPAVTLSVTPAQGSTDTTFSAVIGQLVPTLTYTLDWGEGVSEPVTGVRTFTRTHQYAKPGTFSISVKYADAPPVQQNVTVNVPTPVLSATNLNLNATLRLSRLSPAATYRVQWGDGQEQPLVAQTSDAVLPHTYSAPGTYTITVTPTLGDPSSVTLNVKYVSVDAPVLTLTPITASVYDVIKADFSALIPALSYTLDWGDGQREVITGVMTGTRSHAYITAGNYTVSLKAPESPAAIKTVTVTQPLATLTATSNALQGQATITGLVKALTYRLDWGDGTPAVDITGVETQTLSHNYARPGTYRLTLSVPGSAPVSAALTVSVPAATLTATTDALSVTAVVSGLQESLTYRLTWGDGSNTDLTGKVTDTLTHTYAKPGVYALELSTPGAPSVTATVNVQVRPLVLAVVAPELRATASLSGMVSALTYTVNWGDGQQDTVTGQTATTLVHTYLKPGQYTVTVTAPSLEPVTTTFTAGLPPQEVLTATPGSSPDVLDIRITGLLEGATYLLDYGDGQVEQLTFIGQSGRWTHRYARTGVYTLTLNLRTPDGVSSVRAVTTVQAQLQLSLRAATVAFASDSTNSNITLNSLDPVAVRLTIDYTGSGSLTGNWLLDGQAGPPVTVNLPDGGTTATATYTVSPPKPGNHTVSFRIADVQSTCAAACPAPILPGANTLRYTLDSPSLLTYGGLSVKLTSIKNLDLKSFAAEGTVRLIVGGADLGEQNVTMANLQVTRSATGYKVTGGDPTRVSLANLPLRLLSLGEASVRLTSLNLSSEGAALSGTVQMPSGTGTGLTFTDASLLEGGELLADLKGSANALGDLKIGTTGISVSATGGVLDLSRKQNADGLSAAYTGGTAPTPDWMGVVLPGANLTIGSPIVSGTPVSVSGLVAYTLGGYATAFDFTPTDLSVGGWAIKSGPLKMSISGSAIASLNGQGSLTVPMVNEPLALTIGWNPQLGNPGAKWEVKSDVAVANHDFGRTALDLGRPTWEFGGDGKAKLIFSNAKWNLGSVSGKDVKVPVYNMTFTPDGGVSLGGEAWASATGLTNFTLFDYPLPTAEIGTRREADGQYTLSLRGKLQLGDALPVNAVASPISFWVKDGKDVKIVFDKIRIFGQIKTVDYDVSVAASFKDENNLEFIGQGTIKIAKKIAVAAKAGFGRDNGTSYGFFWASVASSGLKPFVTVGSVGFYEFSGGVGINMVWKDGKFDAPPVKAIPPAGAARVVNVAIQAGAVFGTAIDNGTTAHFRGTLGVDSEGTVAIKAVGWLFTPLAQGALGSYSSGTASAAGPNLSTVSTKGSLAPQVAALILLSVPPESPDSGYLLVQGCVGPAAKSSVGGLDCTHNRELDFYNIVAVSGYAEMYMPFSGSGQRVYLGTKANPISVRLLSIKSGSTTTTTTAAVKNADGTTTDATSGTTANSSSNAATAGSSNTTTSRADGLGYNGYLMVDGTQISVGVGVSLAYSVGQSGTGKVCDWYWYANAHLALNADFTVVYDPTSLDASVTLSAGAAAGAGACGLKVDVGINLSITGHLYVSAASSYIDGTASGSVTLPVIGDLPFSVKGRVDF